TTCGGTTTTCCGGGCGTCATAGACCGGTACGATTGACGCTGTAATGGCCACCATTGGCCTTCGGCACCTTGGAAGAGGCAGAAATTTTATGATCATCAAACCGCGGGTTCGTGGCTTTATCTGTGTGACCGCTCACCCGGTTGGCTGTGAAGCGAATGTCAAAGAGCAGATCGACTACGTGACCGAACACGGTGCCATTGAAGGCGGCCCGAAAAAGGTGCTGGTCCTCGGGGCTTCCACCGGCTACGGCCTTGCCGCGCGCATCAGCGCTGCCTTTGGCTGCGGTGCCGACACCCTGGGCGTGTTTTTTGAGAAAGAAGGCGAAGAAGGCAAACTGAGCTCTGCCGGCTGGTACAACAGCGCCGCCTTCGAGAAGTTTGCACTGGAAAAAGGCCTGTACGCCAAGAGCATCAATGGCGATGCGTTCTCCGATGAGATCAAGCGCCTGACCATCGAAACCATCAAGAAAGACCTGGGCAAGATCGACCTGGTGGTCTACAGCCTGGCCGCGCCGCGCCGTACCGACCCGCAAGGCGTGGTGCACACCTCCACGCTCAAGCCGATCGGCAAGGCCGTAACCCTGCGCGGCATCAACACCGACAAGGGCGTCGTGGTCGACACTACCCTTGAGCCGGCCACCCAGGAAGAAATCGACGGCACCGTGAAAGTCATGGGCGGCGAAGACTGGCAGCTGTGGATCGACGCCCTGCGTGACGCCGATGTATTGGCCGAAGGCGCCAAGACCACCGCGTTCACCTACCTCGGCGAGAAGCTGACCCAGGACATCTACTGGAACGGTTCCATTGGCGAGGCCAAGAAAGACCTGGACAAAAAAGTCCTGACCCTGCGCGAGAACCTGGCTGCACTGAAGGGCGACGCCCGTGTGTCGGTACTCAAGGCCGTGGTAACCCAGGCCAGCTCGGCGATCCCGATCATGCCGCTGTACCTGTCGCTGCTGTTTAAAGTGATGAAAGAGCAGGGCACCCACGAAGGTTGCATCGAGCAGGTCTACGGCCTGTTCAAGGACAGCCTGTATGGCAAAGAGCCCAAGCTCGACGCCGATGGCCGCCTGCGTGCCGACCTCAAGGAACTTGAGCCGAAGGTTCAGGACGCGGTCGCGGCGCTGTGGAATCAGGTCTCTGACGACAACGTCAACGAGATCAGCGATTTTGCCGGCTACAAGGCGGAGTTCCTGCGCCTGTTCGGTTTTGAGATTGACGGCGTGGACTACGACGCTGACGTCAACCCGACCGTGAAGATCAAGGGCCTGGTTCAGGCTTAAGCGAAGTGAGCAGGCCGCGACCTTGAAGAGGTGTTATCAAGGCCGTGGCCGGGTTACTTCACAACCTCAGGCGGTCCGGGATGAAGAGAGGCGCGCTTGTGCCTCGCTGAACGCGGGCCGCCTGACGTTTACCACCTCTTTTTCCCACAGTGGGTTCAAGGGCATGTGGTAACCACTGTCTTTGGCTGTTCGGATCAGTTCTGCCATTTCCTTGCCGTCGCTGATGATGGAGACTTCGTCGAACCGTCCGAGTTTGGCAGGCAGGAAAAAGGTCACTGGATAGTTGGCAGCAACATCTGTTGCCGGGCTTCCTGAATCAGCATTGTGGTGAACTACCCACTCTCCGCTCCCCACCAGCGCCTCATTGATCGCCGGGATCATGTTTGCTATTCGCGACGTGGCATTGCCGATGTTGCTGTCTTCCTTTTGATAAAAACGACCGGCGCTTTCATAGTCTTCGCGCAGTTCATGTGGCGCCTCGTATTGATTGGGATCTGCACTGCGCTGTTTGTAGCCATCAATCCGTTCTTTAAACACACTGTGGGCGATATCCGGCACGGGCAGTTTGTCTTGCGGGCCCAAGTCACTTAGGTGAGGGCCGATCAAGTACAAGTCATAGTCAGCCGTCAGGGCCTTGCCACCTTCGGTTTTTGCCAGCACTTCGACAGGCTTGCCTTGGTGCGTGATTTGAAAGTTGTTATCTAAAGGGGATTGGCGCTTGCCTTCGAATGCATACATTTGATGGCTTGGCCCTTGTGCACTGAAACGTATGACGCCGTGTGGGGTCTCGGCTTGGAGCTGATCAATTTTACCGAGCTTCAGCAGGTCGTTAAGGCGGTTGCTCGACACCGTCAACGGAACTGAAACCGCAGAGCCATCCTGGATGCTGCCGGTGGTTTGCTCGTTGGCCTTGGCGATTTTCTGCGGATTGTTTTCGGCAAACTTCTCCAGTTTACTGAGCGCCTGGTCCACGCAGATAAGGCCGGCCTGCGGCCCCCAGTCGGCACTTTTGCCTTTGATATGAAAGTCCTTGGTGGGATGCCCTGCCTCAATCAGCCCGGTTGCCACTGGCTCGACGGCACGTACCCCGATGATGGTATTGTGCTCGGCGGCCAGGCGCTGGAAAGGTGCAAGATGGCCTGACGCAATTCCGGTCTGGCCCTTGACCCGTTCGATCGCCGACTCCACGGACGGCTTTTCCAGCGGGACCGATCCGCCATTCTGTTCAATTTGGCGACTTTCCATCATTGCTCTACTGGCGTTTGATGGAGAAATAAGGGAAGTATTAATAGTGTTCATGGGTTACCTCCAACTTCATTGCGATGTGTCGTAAGTTTTGTGGAGTTCCCTTCCGGACAAATGTGTGAGCGATTGCACCGTCGACGCTAAGCAACCCGTCTAGTCCGGTCTGTCGGACATATCTGAAGTGGTTCGAGACGTAGTTATGCAGTCCATTTATCCCGCATCTGCAGGTGTTTGAAACGGAGATGTCCTTATGACGATTCGCGCAGTAGTCTTTGATTTCGGCGGTGTCCTGTTCGACTGGAACCCGCACCATCTGTACCGCCAGTTGATTGCCGACGACCATGAACGCCAGCAGTTCCTGGACACGGTCTGCACCCAGGCCTGGAACACCGAGCAGGACGCCGGGCGCAGCCTGGCCGAGGCGACCCGCACCCTGATTGCCGAACACCCGCAGCACGAGCCCTTGATCCAGGCGTACTACGACCGCTGGCACGAGATGCTGCGGGGCGCGTTGCCCGAGGGCGTGGCGATCCTCGAAGCCCTGCATGAAGTGAAGATGCCGCTGTTCGGCCTCACCAACTGGTCTGCCGAAACCTTTCCGTATGCTCGGGCCAATTACCCGTTCCTGCAGTATTTTCGCGACATCGTGGTATCCGGCGAAATCAAACTGATCAAGCCTGATGCGGCGATCTACCACGCCAGCCTGGCGCAGGTGCGCGCCCATCTGCCGGATATTCAGCCGGGCGAAGTGGTGTTTATTGATGACGTGGCCAGCAATGTCGAGGCGGCCATTGCCCTGGGTTGGCAGGGGGTCCACCACGTCTCGGCGGCACATACCCGCGAACGTCTGCAAGCACTGGGGGTAAGCCTCTAGCGCGCCCAGTTCTGCATGACGAAATCCACGAACGCCCGCAGCTTGGGCAGGCGATAGCGGTCTTGGGCGTACAGCAAGTGCATAGGCCGGCTGGGCAGTTGGTAGTCCGTCAGCAGTGCCACCAGTTTCCCGGCCCGCAGGTCGGGCTCTACCAGTGCATCCGGCAGCATCACGATACCCATGCCTTCCAGGGCAGCCTGGCGCAAGGCCTGCGAGCTGTTGATGGTCAATGAGCCGGCAACCGGAATTTCCACCTCGCCCTCTGCGCCGCGCATTCGCCAGAGTTTGTCGGCATTGCGCCAATCGTCGGTTGCGGGGTAAGCGAATGCCAGGCAGTCATGCTGCTGCAGATCGTCGGGCAATTGAGGCGTGCCCCGGCGCGCCAGGTAACTGGGGGACGCGCAGAGGGTGATGGTGTAATCCTGCATGGGCCGGGCAATCAGGCTGGGAGCGTCCAGTTCGCCCAGGCGGATGGCCACGTCGAAGCCGCTGTCGACCATGTCCATCCGCTGGTTGCTCAGTACCACGTACAGTTTGATCTGTGGATAGCGCTGGGAAAACTCGCTGAGTGCCGGAGCCAGGCGCTCGGTGCCAAAGGCCGGTGGTGCGGTGATCCGCAGCAGGCCCTTGGGCACGTCGCTGTTGGCTTGCTCGGCCATCTGCTCGGAGTCGGCCACCAGCCCCAGCACTTCCAGGCAGCGCTGGTAATAAATCCCGCCAAACTCGGTCAGGCTTTGCTTGCGCGTAGTGCGCTTGAGCAGGCTGACTCCCAGGCGCTGCTCCAGTGCGCGCAGGTGATTGCCGACCATGGTGGTAGACATGCCGCACGACTGAGCCGCGGCCGTCATGCTGCCGGCTTCCACCACTTTCACGTACACCGTCATCGCCTGGAACAGATCCATTGTAAAGCCCTGATTTAAAGTGATCGCAGTGTTGTGCAGTTTATCCAGCTCGGGTGGCTAACGATACTGGTGCCATCACAACGATGCACTGGAGCCTGACGCCATGACCGCCGCCTGCCTGATGACCACTTATCAACCCTCGCCCCTGAGCTTTACCCGTGGCCTTGGCACGCGCCTGTGGGACCAGCAGGGCCGCGAATACCTGGACGCCGTGGCGGGCGTGGCGGTGACCAACGTCGGTCACTCCCACCCACGGCTGGTGGCGGCGATCAGCGAACAGGCCGGTTTGCTGCTGCACACCTCAAACCTCTACAGCATCGACTGGCAGCAACGTCTGGCCCAGCGCCTGGCCCAGCTTTCCGGCCTGGACCAGGCGTTTTTCAACAACTCCGGGGCCGAGGCCAACGAGACGGCACTTAAGCTGGCCCGGCTGCATGGCTGGAAAAAGGGCATCGAACAGCCGCTGGTGGTGGTGATGGAAAATGCCTTTCATGGGCGCACCCTGGGCACCCTGTCGGCCAGCGACGGGCCGTCGGTGCGGCTGGGGTTTCAAAAGTTACCCGGGGATTTTATCAAGGTCGGCTTCGGTGACATGGCTGCGCTGGAGGCGGTGACCCAGGAATTCGGCCCGCGCATTGTCGCGGTGCTGCTGGAACCGATCCAGGGCGAAAGCGGCGTGCAAGTCGCGCCGCCGGGGTATCTGAAGGCCTTGCGCGAGCACTGCACCCGGCAAGGCTGGCTGTTGATGCTCGATGAAATCCAGACCGGGATCGGCCGCACGGGTCGCTGGTTTGCCTTTCAGCATGAGGGCATCGTGCCCGACGTGATGACGCTGGCCAAAGGCCTGGGCAATGGGGTGCCGATCGGCGCGTGCCTGGCCCGAACTGCCGTTGCGCAACTGTTTACTCCCGGCAGCCACGGCAGCACTTTTGGCGGCAACCCGCTGGCCTGTCGCGTGGGCTGTACGGTGTTGGAGATCATTGAAGAACAAGGCTTGCTGGACAACGCGGCGCAACAGGGCGAGCGCTTGCTGGCGCGCCTGCGGGTGGAGTTGAGCGAGCATCCACAGGTGCTGGCGATTCGTGGGCAGGGGCTGATGATCGGAATCGAGCTGGCGACGCCTCACCGCGACCTGGCCCAGCGTGCGGCCCACGAGCATGGCCTGCTGATCAACGTCACGCGGGGCAAGATCATTCGCCTGCTGCCGCCGCTGACCCTCGATGCCAAGGAAGTGGAGATGATCGTGCGGGCGCTGTGCCGCCTACTGGACTAGATCTCCCCATCCCCCGTAGTAGCAGCTGTCGAGCGCCAGCGAGGCTGCGTCGGCCGCACCTCGGTCTCGGGCCAGACTCGATGACGGTGGCGCTGGCGACGCAGCCTCGCTAAAGCTCGACAGCGGCTACGGGGCCGTTCAGCCATTCCTGGTTCAGGGTCTCGGTATCCCCCAGATAGTCGAGCAGCC
This genomic window from Pseudomonas sp. Bout1 contains:
- a CDS encoding LysR family transcriptional regulator is translated as MDLFQAMTVYVKVVEAGSMTAAAQSCGMSTTMVGNHLRALEQRLGVSLLKRTTRKQSLTEFGGIYYQRCLEVLGLVADSEQMAEQANSDVPKGLLRITAPPAFGTERLAPALSEFSQRYPQIKLYVVLSNQRMDMVDSGFDVAIRLGELDAPSLIARPMQDYTITLCASPSYLARRGTPQLPDDLQQHDCLAFAYPATDDWRNADKLWRMRGAEGEVEIPVAGSLTINSSQALRQAALEGMGIVMLPDALVEPDLRAGKLVALLTDYQLPSRPMHLLYAQDRYRLPKLRAFVDFVMQNWAR
- a CDS encoding anthrax toxin-like adenylyl cyclase domain-containing protein, yielding MNTINTSLISPSNASRAMMESRQIEQNGGSVPLEKPSVESAIERVKGQTGIASGHLAPFQRLAAEHNTIIGVRAVEPVATGLIEAGHPTKDFHIKGKSADWGPQAGLICVDQALSKLEKFAENNPQKIAKANEQTTGSIQDGSAVSVPLTVSSNRLNDLLKLGKIDQLQAETPHGVIRFSAQGPSHQMYAFEGKRQSPLDNNFQITHQGKPVEVLAKTEGGKALTADYDLYLIGPHLSDLGPQDKLPVPDIAHSVFKERIDGYKQRSADPNQYEAPHELREDYESAGRFYQKEDSNIGNATSRIANMIPAINEALVGSGEWVVHHNADSGSPATDVAANYPVTFFLPAKLGRFDEVSIISDGKEMAELIRTAKDSGYHMPLNPLWEKEVVNVRRPAFSEAQARLSSSRTA
- the fabV gene encoding enoyl-ACP reductase FabV, which encodes MIIKPRVRGFICVTAHPVGCEANVKEQIDYVTEHGAIEGGPKKVLVLGASTGYGLAARISAAFGCGADTLGVFFEKEGEEGKLSSAGWYNSAAFEKFALEKGLYAKSINGDAFSDEIKRLTIETIKKDLGKIDLVVYSLAAPRRTDPQGVVHTSTLKPIGKAVTLRGINTDKGVVVDTTLEPATQEEIDGTVKVMGGEDWQLWIDALRDADVLAEGAKTTAFTYLGEKLTQDIYWNGSIGEAKKDLDKKVLTLRENLAALKGDARVSVLKAVVTQASSAIPIMPLYLSLLFKVMKEQGTHEGCIEQVYGLFKDSLYGKEPKLDADGRLRADLKELEPKVQDAVAALWNQVSDDNVNEISDFAGYKAEFLRLFGFEIDGVDYDADVNPTVKIKGLVQA
- a CDS encoding HAD family phosphatase, producing MTIRAVVFDFGGVLFDWNPHHLYRQLIADDHERQQFLDTVCTQAWNTEQDAGRSLAEATRTLIAEHPQHEPLIQAYYDRWHEMLRGALPEGVAILEALHEVKMPLFGLTNWSAETFPYARANYPFLQYFRDIVVSGEIKLIKPDAAIYHASLAQVRAHLPDIQPGEVVFIDDVASNVEAAIALGWQGVHHVSAAHTRERLQALGVSL
- a CDS encoding aspartate aminotransferase family protein, with the protein product MTAACLMTTYQPSPLSFTRGLGTRLWDQQGREYLDAVAGVAVTNVGHSHPRLVAAISEQAGLLLHTSNLYSIDWQQRLAQRLAQLSGLDQAFFNNSGAEANETALKLARLHGWKKGIEQPLVVVMENAFHGRTLGTLSASDGPSVRLGFQKLPGDFIKVGFGDMAALEAVTQEFGPRIVAVLLEPIQGESGVQVAPPGYLKALREHCTRQGWLLMLDEIQTGIGRTGRWFAFQHEGIVPDVMTLAKGLGNGVPIGACLARTAVAQLFTPGSHGSTFGGNPLACRVGCTVLEIIEEQGLLDNAAQQGERLLARLRVELSEHPQVLAIRGQGLMIGIELATPHRDLAQRAAHEHGLLINVTRGKIIRLLPPLTLDAKEVEMIVRALCRLLD